Proteins encoded by one window of Nocardioides euryhalodurans:
- a CDS encoding DUF3488 and transglutaminase-like domain-containing protein, translated as MRSRRAGLLELLLMTVAATGTTWLATLAWRGFTRDPGSYLVPLLLVALLVSASGAALRWLRAPVPLIVLGQVLVSGMGVSALLTGSLLPFGEAGVRLLSEISTAVDGAQQYRAPVPAEAAIAPLLILGGWACMLLVDVFASTLRRVSLAGLPLLAIYSIPVSMLGGGVAWWAFALASGGFLFMLYLQHSDAITRWGRALEERHGTYGGRAPAVRAGAAGVGAAALGLAVFMPILIPTLSLSVFGFGPGDGPGSGIAVDNPMTDLRRDLLRTEDVDLLRVTTDDPEPGYLRIAALNRFNDNEWSTGDRDIPLDQRAEGAVPSLADVDADIARTERTYEVTALSEFESRWLPTQYPVNRISAEGDWRYDTTTFDFLASDEDDLDTAGLTYSFTEVELDLQAEELADAPSGAADVDSSFRELPDDFPTFVDNLAIEVTRDYSSRYEKAVALQDWFREDGGFEYSLDNVQPGNGSDRLVEFLTEGEGGRTGYCEQFASAMAAMARSLGIPARVAVGFLTPTADGPGSFVYSSDDLHAWPELYFSGAGWVRFEPTPPDRASGVPSYTAQQLPQAPEIDPSAQPSGSAAPSQSQGADPRLDEGALPEDQSPTAGQGFPLAQVLWSLAGVLLVVTLVLLPRIVRQRQETSRLTGEPELAWAELHATAIDLGVPWPVDRSPRETRDLLVPQLASTDPEDDDLVRPRRGAEASPEGVAALDRLVLALERLRYSQGAWSGDADVVVEDARTVAAALVAGATPGTRRRARWWPSSVVRWRRHRWTAPTQGTVLVRRSGVVDHVG; from the coding sequence ATGAGGTCGCGCCGGGCCGGCCTGCTCGAGCTGCTGCTGATGACGGTGGCGGCCACCGGCACCACCTGGCTGGCCACCCTCGCCTGGCGAGGCTTCACCCGCGATCCCGGCAGCTACCTCGTCCCGTTGCTCCTGGTCGCCCTGCTGGTCTCGGCCTCGGGGGCGGCGCTGCGCTGGCTGCGGGCACCGGTCCCCCTGATCGTGCTGGGTCAGGTCCTGGTCAGCGGGATGGGCGTCAGCGCGCTGCTGACCGGTTCGCTGCTGCCGTTCGGCGAGGCCGGCGTACGCCTGCTCTCGGAGATCTCGACGGCGGTCGACGGCGCCCAGCAGTACCGCGCGCCGGTGCCGGCCGAGGCCGCGATCGCCCCGCTGCTGATCCTCGGCGGCTGGGCCTGCATGCTGCTGGTCGACGTGTTCGCGAGCACGCTGCGGCGGGTCTCGCTCGCCGGGCTGCCGCTGCTGGCGATCTACAGCATCCCCGTCAGCATGCTCGGCGGCGGCGTGGCATGGTGGGCGTTCGCCCTCGCCTCCGGCGGCTTCCTCTTCATGCTCTACCTCCAGCACAGCGACGCCATCACCCGGTGGGGCCGGGCGCTCGAGGAACGCCACGGCACGTACGGCGGTCGCGCGCCGGCCGTCCGGGCGGGCGCCGCCGGAGTGGGTGCGGCGGCCCTCGGCCTCGCGGTCTTCATGCCGATCCTGATCCCGACGCTGTCGCTGAGCGTGTTCGGCTTCGGCCCCGGCGACGGGCCCGGATCCGGCATCGCGGTCGACAACCCCATGACCGACCTGCGTCGCGACCTGCTCCGCACCGAGGACGTCGACCTGCTGCGGGTGACGACCGACGACCCCGAGCCGGGCTACCTCCGCATCGCCGCGCTCAACCGGTTCAACGACAACGAGTGGAGCACCGGGGACCGCGACATCCCCCTCGACCAGCGCGCCGAGGGGGCGGTGCCCTCGCTCGCCGACGTCGACGCCGACATCGCCCGCACCGAGCGGACCTACGAGGTGACGGCACTCTCCGAGTTCGAGTCCCGCTGGCTGCCCACCCAGTACCCCGTCAACCGGATCTCGGCCGAGGGTGACTGGCGCTACGACACCACGACCTTCGACTTCCTGGCCTCCGACGAGGACGACCTCGACACCGCCGGACTCACCTACTCGTTCACCGAGGTCGAGCTGGACCTGCAGGCCGAGGAGCTCGCCGACGCACCGTCCGGGGCCGCCGACGTCGACAGCTCCTTCCGCGAGCTCCCCGACGACTTCCCGACGTTCGTCGACAACCTCGCCATCGAGGTCACGCGCGACTACTCCAGCCGTTACGAGAAGGCCGTCGCGCTCCAGGACTGGTTCCGCGAGGACGGCGGCTTCGAGTACTCCCTCGACAACGTGCAGCCCGGCAACGGGAGCGACCGCCTCGTGGAGTTCCTCACCGAGGGCGAGGGCGGCCGGACGGGCTACTGCGAGCAGTTCGCCTCGGCGATGGCCGCCATGGCCCGCTCGCTCGGCATCCCCGCCCGGGTCGCGGTGGGCTTCCTGACCCCCACCGCGGACGGACCGGGCTCGTTCGTCTACTCCTCCGACGACCTGCACGCCTGGCCCGAGCTGTACTTCAGCGGCGCCGGGTGGGTCCGCTTCGAGCCCACGCCCCCCGACCGGGCCAGCGGCGTCCCCTCCTACACCGCGCAGCAGCTGCCGCAGGCGCCCGAGATCGACCCCTCCGCCCAGCCCTCGGGCTCGGCCGCACCCTCGCAGAGCCAGGGCGCCGACCCCCGCCTCGACGAGGGCGCGCTCCCCGAGGACCAGTCCCCCACCGCCGGGCAGGGCTTCCCGCTGGCGCAGGTGCTCTGGAGCCTGGCCGGCGTGCTGCTCGTCGTGACGCTCGTGCTGCTCCCGCGGATCGTCCGGCAGCGGCAGGAGACCTCGCGCCTGACCGGGGAGCCGGAGCTGGCGTGGGCCGAGCTCCACGCGACCGCGATCGACCTCGGGGTCCCGTGGCCGGTGGACCGCTCCCCGCGGGAGACCCGCGACCTCCTCGTCCCACAGCTCGCCTCGACCGATCCCGAGGACGACGACCTCGTACGCCCGCGTCGCGGTGCCGAGGCCTCCCCCGAGGGGGTGGCGGCGCTCGACCGGCTGGTGCTCGCCCTCGAGCGGCTGCGCTACTCCCAGGGCGCCTGGTCCGGCGACGCGGACGTGGTGGTGGAGGACGCGCGCACGGTCGCGGCGGCCCTCGTCGCCGGGGCCACCCCGGGCACCCGCCGGCGGGCTCGCTGGTGGCCCTCGTCGGTGGTGCGCTGGCGGCGGCACCGCTGGACCGCACCCACGCAGGGCACGGTGCTGGTCAGGAGATCAGGGGTGGTCGACCACGTCGGGTGA
- the mraZ gene encoding division/cell wall cluster transcriptional repressor MraZ, which produces MLMGTYTPKLDDKGRLFLPAKFRDQLSEGLVVTRGQERCLTVWPMSAFSQLAGQAQEAPVTDKAVRDYTRLLFAGASDDQPDKQGRLSIPPMLREYASLSKDVIVIGVGNRLEIWDAARWQEYTDAREQAFSDLSDEVFPAT; this is translated from the coding sequence ATGTTGATGGGCACCTACACCCCCAAGCTCGATGACAAGGGGCGGCTCTTCCTCCCGGCGAAGTTCAGGGACCAGCTGTCGGAGGGGCTCGTGGTCACGAGGGGACAGGAACGCTGTCTGACCGTGTGGCCGATGAGTGCCTTCAGCCAGCTGGCAGGGCAGGCGCAGGAGGCTCCGGTGACGGACAAGGCGGTGCGTGACTACACGCGGCTCCTGTTCGCCGGCGCGTCCGACGACCAGCCCGACAAGCAGGGCCGGCTCTCCATCCCGCCGATGCTGCGCGAGTACGCGTCCCTCTCCAAGGACGTGATCGTGATCGGCGTGGGGAACCGGCTCGAGATCTGGGACGCCGCTCGGTGGCAGGAGTACACCGACGCCCGCGAGCAGGCGTTCTCCGACCTCAGCGACGAGGTCTTCCCGGCGACCTGA
- a CDS encoding UDP-N-acetylmuramoyl-tripeptide--D-alanyl-D-alanine ligase — protein sequence MIRTTLGELASVTGARLVGGDTDTVVDATVTTDSRECVPGSLYVARRGEHADGHDYAPGAAAAGAVAVLGERPVDVVPTLVVEDVQVAFGKVARAVVDRAPGLRIVGVTGSSGKTTVKDLLAAVLSTSGPTIAPVNSLNGEIGVPLTVCRIDEATRYLVAEMGARGIGHISYLTGIAPPQVAIVLNVGLAHVGEFGSVDNIALAKSELPRSLPPDGLAVLNRDDARVAAMAEGLSCRVLTVGEHEDADLRAVDVHLDARGRASYVLVRRGRPDVEVTLAQPGRHQVGNSLSVLAAATEVGVPLERAVEVLATAGPASRWRMEVTERADGVTVVNDAYNANPDSVRAALRALADMEVAGRRVAVLGGMLELGDASAEQHRSIGAVAAQLGVDVVLGVGDLAHDVVAGFEAHAAGEAHWAGDTDAAYEQLESMLRPGDTVLLKSSRDAGLRWLGDRLSGIGEGPTT from the coding sequence GTGATCCGGACGACCCTGGGCGAGCTCGCCTCCGTGACGGGCGCCCGTCTCGTCGGCGGCGACACCGACACGGTGGTGGACGCCACCGTCACGACCGACTCGCGCGAGTGCGTGCCCGGCAGTCTCTACGTCGCCCGCCGCGGGGAGCACGCGGACGGCCACGACTACGCGCCCGGGGCCGCGGCCGCGGGCGCCGTCGCCGTGCTCGGCGAGCGGCCGGTGGACGTCGTGCCGACACTCGTGGTCGAGGACGTGCAGGTGGCCTTCGGGAAGGTGGCGCGGGCGGTCGTCGACCGGGCACCCGGGCTGAGGATCGTCGGGGTGACCGGCTCCTCGGGCAAGACCACGGTCAAGGACCTGCTGGCCGCCGTGCTCTCGACCAGCGGCCCCACGATCGCCCCGGTCAACTCCCTCAACGGTGAGATCGGCGTACCCCTGACGGTCTGCCGGATCGACGAGGCCACCCGCTACCTCGTGGCGGAGATGGGTGCCCGCGGGATCGGGCACATCTCCTACCTCACCGGGATCGCCCCGCCGCAGGTGGCGATCGTCCTCAACGTCGGACTGGCCCACGTGGGCGAGTTCGGCTCGGTGGACAACATCGCGCTGGCGAAGTCCGAGCTGCCCCGCTCCCTCCCGCCCGACGGGCTGGCGGTCCTCAACCGGGACGACGCCCGGGTCGCGGCCATGGCGGAGGGCCTGTCGTGCCGCGTCCTGACGGTGGGCGAGCACGAGGACGCAGACCTCCGGGCGGTGGACGTGCACCTCGACGCGCGAGGACGCGCGTCCTACGTGCTCGTGCGGCGGGGGCGTCCCGACGTCGAGGTGACCCTCGCCCAGCCGGGGCGACACCAGGTCGGCAACTCCCTGTCGGTGCTCGCCGCCGCGACGGAGGTGGGCGTGCCCCTCGAACGGGCCGTCGAGGTGCTGGCGACGGCCGGACCTGCCAGCCGCTGGCGGATGGAGGTCACCGAGCGGGCCGACGGGGTCACCGTCGTGAACGACGCCTACAACGCCAACCCCGACTCGGTCCGGGCAGCGCTGCGGGCGCTGGCCGACATGGAGGTGGCGGGACGCCGGGTCGCGGTGCTCGGCGGCATGCTGGAGCTCGGCGACGCCTCGGCCGAGCAGCATCGCTCGATCGGCGCGGTGGCGGCACAGCTCGGCGTCGACGTGGTCCTCGGGGTGGGCGACCTGGCGCACGACGTGGTCGCCGGCTTCGAGGCACACGCCGCGGGCGAGGCGCACTGGGCCGGTGACACCGACGCCGCCTACGAGCAGCTGGAGTCGATGCTGCGACCCGGCGACACGGTGCTGCTGAAGTCCAGCCGCGACGCCGGGCTGCGCTGGCTGGGCGACCGCCTGAGCGGCATCGGCGAGGGTCCGACGACGTGA
- the rsmH gene encoding 16S rRNA (cytosine(1402)-N(4))-methyltransferase RsmH: MSSPSHVPVLLDRVVALLAPALDHEGAVMVDATLGLGGHTEAVLRRCELARVIGVDRDPDALALASERLAPFGDRFVAVHAVYDEIPEVLQEQGLDAVDAVLFDLGVSSMQLDVTERGFAYREDAPLDMRMDGTTGPTAADVLNTYSEAELTRILREYGEEKFARRIAGAVVRERATAPFTTSGRLVELLYASIPAPARRTGGHPAKRTFQALRMEVNDELAVLRRALPAAVDAISVGGRVVVESYHSLEDRLVKQTFTRATASDVPPDLPFVPEGHEPALRLVTRGAEKADAHEIEENPRAASVRLRAIERVRGVAS; this comes from the coding sequence GTGAGCAGCCCCTCCCACGTCCCGGTCCTCCTGGACCGGGTCGTCGCCCTCCTCGCGCCCGCCCTCGACCACGAGGGAGCGGTCATGGTCGACGCCACCCTGGGCCTCGGCGGCCACACCGAGGCCGTCCTGCGTCGGTGCGAGCTGGCCCGGGTGATCGGCGTCGACCGCGATCCCGACGCCCTCGCCCTCGCCTCCGAGCGGCTGGCTCCCTTCGGCGACCGCTTCGTCGCGGTCCACGCCGTCTACGACGAGATCCCCGAGGTGCTGCAGGAGCAAGGCCTCGACGCGGTCGACGCGGTGCTGTTCGACCTCGGCGTCTCCTCGATGCAGCTCGACGTGACCGAGCGGGGCTTCGCCTACCGCGAGGACGCGCCGCTCGACATGCGGATGGACGGCACCACCGGCCCGACTGCCGCCGACGTGCTCAACACCTACAGCGAGGCCGAGCTGACCCGCATCCTGCGTGAGTACGGCGAGGAGAAGTTCGCGCGCCGGATCGCCGGTGCCGTCGTCCGTGAGCGGGCCACGGCCCCCTTCACCACATCCGGCCGGCTGGTGGAGCTGCTGTACGCCTCGATCCCCGCACCTGCCCGGCGTACGGGCGGGCACCCGGCCAAGCGCACGTTCCAGGCGCTCCGGATGGAGGTCAACGACGAGCTGGCGGTGCTCCGGCGGGCGCTGCCCGCCGCGGTCGACGCGATCAGCGTCGGCGGCCGCGTCGTCGTGGAGTCCTACCACTCGCTAGAGGACCGGCTGGTCAAGCAGACCTTCACCAGGGCCACGGCCAGCGACGTCCCGCCGGACCTGCCCTTCGTGCCGGAGGGCCACGAGCCCGCCCTCCGCCTGGTGACCAGGGGTGCGGAGAAGGCCGACGCGCACGAGATCGAGGAGAACCCCCGAGCCGCGTCCGTGCGGCTGCGGGCGATCGAACGAGTCAGAGGAGTCGCTTCATGA
- a CDS encoding AAA family ATPase, translated as MATHQASAAETATGADLDTLDAVVRRVRANIERVIEGKPDVVSASLIVLLAEGHLLIEDVPGVGKTQLAKALARSIDCSVRRIQFTPDLLPSDVTGVSVFNQNTREFEFRPGGVFANIVVGDEINRASPKTQSALLECMEERQVTVDNTTYQLDAPFMVIATQNPVEMEGTYALPEAQRDRFMARVSIGYPVETAEIAMLGSHTRSNPLDDLEPVTDATEVRKLATIVGQVYVSDAVQRYAVSISDATRRSSELTLGASPRATLHLVRAAKARAAMAQRDYVLPDDVRGLAPAVLAHRLLPSVEAAMSGRSTTDILADVLESVPVLNKQA; from the coding sequence GTGGCGACCCATCAGGCGAGTGCGGCGGAGACCGCTACCGGGGCCGACCTCGACACCCTCGACGCCGTCGTACGACGCGTCCGGGCCAACATCGAGCGCGTCATCGAGGGCAAGCCGGACGTCGTCTCGGCCAGCCTGATCGTCCTCCTCGCGGAGGGGCACCTGCTGATCGAGGACGTGCCCGGGGTCGGCAAGACCCAGCTGGCCAAGGCGCTCGCCCGCAGCATCGACTGCTCGGTGCGCCGGATCCAGTTCACCCCCGACCTGCTGCCCTCCGACGTCACCGGAGTCTCGGTCTTCAACCAGAACACCCGGGAGTTCGAGTTCCGGCCCGGCGGGGTGTTCGCCAACATCGTCGTCGGCGACGAGATCAACCGCGCCTCCCCCAAGACCCAGTCGGCGCTCCTGGAGTGCATGGAGGAGCGGCAGGTCACCGTCGACAACACGACCTACCAGCTCGACGCCCCCTTCATGGTCATCGCGACGCAGAACCCGGTCGAGATGGAGGGCACCTACGCCCTGCCCGAGGCGCAGCGTGACCGGTTCATGGCGCGGGTCTCGATCGGCTACCCGGTGGAGACCGCCGAGATCGCGATGCTCGGCAGCCACACCCGCTCCAACCCGCTCGACGACCTCGAGCCGGTGACCGACGCGACCGAGGTCCGCAAGCTGGCCACCATCGTCGGCCAGGTCTACGTCTCCGACGCGGTGCAGCGCTACGCCGTCTCGATCAGCGACGCGACCCGGCGCTCCTCCGAGCTCACCCTCGGCGCCTCGCCCCGCGCCACCCTCCACCTCGTCCGCGCCGCCAAGGCACGCGCCGCGATGGCCCAGCGCGACTACGTCCTCCCGGACGACGTCCGCGGCCTGGCCCCGGCGGTGCTCGCCCACCGGCTGCTCCCGAGCGTCGAGGCCGCGATGAGCGGTCGCTCGACGACCGACATCCTGGCCGACGTCCTCGAGTCGGTCCCGGTCCTCAACAAGCAGGCCTGA
- a CDS encoding UDP-N-acetylmuramoyl-L-alanyl-D-glutamate--2,6-diaminopimelate ligase gives MVDLAGWLARHADGFRDPGTLDGEVTGISLSSQRIRPGDVYAALPGSRAHGIRFAADAVAAGAAAVLTDEAGAAEDPGVPLLVIDRPRAVLGRLAGWLYGDPAASLRLVGVTGTQGKTTTTRLAEGGLQAAGEHVAVIGTVGTRVDGEDVRTSLTTPEAPDLHGLFAMMRERGVTGCAMEVSSHALVMGRVDGVLFDVAVFTNLGRDHLDFHRDLDDYFAAKATLFTPARARRGLVNVDDEHGRLLLELATIPVRTYSSEGADADWRATDVELAATGSRFTVRGPGGLVLEASVPLPGDFNVSNALAAIASSAEAGWDAAAVAAGIAAGGGVPGRLERVEAGQDFAVVVDYAHKPDAVESALRTLRPLTEGRLIVVIGAGGDRDPGKRPLMGEIAGRLSDVLVVTDDNPRSEDAASIRAAILAGTEGTAAEVLEVGDRRLAIREAVGRAGTGDVVLVAGKGHESGQEVGDVVHPFDDREVVREELGARAEEEDLP, from the coding sequence CTGGTCGACCTGGCCGGCTGGCTGGCGCGCCACGCCGACGGTTTCCGGGACCCCGGGACCCTCGACGGCGAGGTCACCGGCATCTCGCTGAGCTCCCAGCGCATCCGGCCCGGTGACGTGTACGCCGCCCTCCCGGGCAGCCGCGCCCACGGCATCCGCTTCGCGGCCGACGCGGTCGCCGCCGGAGCCGCCGCCGTCCTGACCGACGAGGCCGGGGCGGCCGAGGACCCCGGCGTACCCCTGCTCGTCATCGACCGGCCACGAGCCGTGCTCGGCCGGCTCGCCGGCTGGCTGTACGGCGACCCCGCGGCCTCGCTGCGGCTGGTCGGCGTGACCGGTACCCAGGGCAAGACCACGACGACCCGGCTCGCCGAGGGCGGCCTCCAGGCCGCGGGGGAGCACGTCGCGGTGATCGGCACCGTCGGCACCCGGGTCGACGGCGAGGACGTCCGCACCTCGCTGACCACCCCGGAGGCCCCGGACCTGCACGGACTGTTCGCGATGATGCGCGAGCGGGGCGTGACCGGGTGCGCGATGGAGGTCTCCAGCCACGCCCTGGTCATGGGACGCGTGGACGGGGTCCTCTTCGACGTCGCGGTCTTCACCAACCTCGGGCGCGACCACCTCGACTTCCACCGGGACCTCGACGACTACTTCGCCGCCAAGGCCACGCTCTTCACCCCGGCACGGGCTCGCCGGGGGCTTGTCAACGTCGATGACGAGCACGGCCGGCTGCTGCTGGAGCTGGCGACCATCCCGGTGCGCACCTACTCCTCGGAGGGGGCCGACGCCGACTGGCGCGCGACCGACGTCGAGCTCGCCGCGACGGGCAGCCGCTTCACCGTGCGCGGCCCCGGCGGCCTGGTCCTCGAGGCCAGCGTGCCGCTGCCGGGCGACTTCAACGTCTCCAACGCCCTGGCGGCGATCGCCTCCTCCGCCGAGGCCGGGTGGGACGCCGCCGCGGTCGCCGCGGGCATCGCCGCCGGTGGTGGCGTCCCGGGGCGGCTCGAACGCGTGGAGGCCGGTCAGGACTTCGCCGTCGTCGTCGACTACGCGCACAAGCCGGACGCCGTCGAGTCGGCCCTTCGCACCCTCCGACCGCTGACGGAGGGTCGCCTGATCGTCGTCATCGGCGCGGGGGGAGACCGTGACCCGGGAAAGCGGCCGCTGATGGGTGAGATCGCCGGCCGGCTCTCCGACGTGCTCGTCGTCACCGACGACAACCCCCGCAGCGAGGACGCCGCGTCGATCCGCGCCGCGATCCTGGCCGGCACCGAGGGCACGGCGGCCGAGGTGCTCGAGGTCGGTGACCGCCGGCTCGCGATCCGGGAGGCCGTGGGGCGCGCGGGGACGGGCGACGTCGTGCTCGTCGCCGGCAAGGGACACGAGAGCGGCCAGGAGGTGGGCGACGTCGTCCACCCGTTCGACGACCGCGAGGTCGTGCGCGAGGAGCTCGGCGCGCGCGCCGAGGAGGAGGACCTGCCGTGA
- a CDS encoding peptidoglycan D,D-transpeptidase FtsI family protein, translating to MPATLRPRRPRGSLRGSPLFRLRLGFIIIAMVLSVFGARLVQLQGLDPKAYAEMAAAEGTVEAVLPAARGDILDRNGELLARSIEGVTVVADPLLTEGQAPEIAKFLANRLEVDYFDVLPRLREEGSRFEYLARRVPSTQAAKVLEEAAELGYQGLSTRRDPVRDYPADDIAANLVGFMGTDEPLAGFERTFDDMLAGTDGSARYQVGDGNRIPLGENTLVRPVDGQDLRTTIDMDLQFYTQRVLRQAVEDSGGESGMAVVMDTRTGELLALADHPTYDASNPLVAPKEDLGSRAISTIYEPGSVEKVLTVAGLIDAGKVTPRTRLKVPSELARDGRVINDWFPHEELRLTLAGVIAKSSNIGTVRAADEFGKGELRRYLTRFGLGTPTAIGIRGEEPGILPAPSVWDRLTQDRVAFGQSLSVNAVQMTAAVNTIANDGVRVDPSVVAGSATTEDGVRVGTDHTTTRRVVSEKAARQTAMMMERVVDPEEGTAPGAAVPGYRVAGKTGTAQRVGAECGCYDGTFTVSFAGFAPADDPRFTIYVVVQDPTNGGGGGSVGGPAFSKIMSYALRRYAVPPTGTEPSRLPLEW from the coding sequence GTGCCCGCGACCCTCCGTCCCCGTCGTCCCCGCGGCAGCCTGCGCGGCTCGCCGCTGTTCCGGCTGCGCCTCGGCTTCATCATCATCGCGATGGTGCTGTCGGTCTTCGGCGCCCGGCTGGTGCAGCTGCAGGGCCTCGACCCCAAGGCGTACGCCGAGATGGCGGCCGCCGAGGGCACCGTCGAGGCCGTGCTCCCCGCGGCGCGCGGCGACATCCTGGACCGCAACGGCGAGCTGCTCGCCCGCTCCATCGAGGGCGTGACGGTCGTGGCCGACCCGCTGCTGACGGAGGGACAGGCACCCGAGATCGCGAAGTTCCTCGCCAACCGGCTGGAGGTCGACTACTTCGACGTCCTGCCGAGGCTCCGCGAGGAGGGCAGCCGCTTCGAGTACCTCGCGCGGCGGGTGCCGTCGACCCAGGCCGCCAAGGTGCTGGAGGAGGCGGCCGAGCTCGGCTACCAGGGCCTCAGCACCCGACGCGACCCCGTGCGTGACTACCCGGCCGACGACATCGCCGCCAACCTCGTCGGCTTCATGGGCACCGACGAGCCGCTGGCCGGCTTCGAGCGGACCTTCGACGACATGCTGGCCGGCACCGACGGCTCGGCCCGCTACCAGGTGGGCGACGGCAACCGGATCCCGCTGGGGGAGAACACCCTCGTCCGGCCGGTCGACGGGCAGGACCTGCGGACCACGATCGACATGGACCTGCAGTTCTACACCCAGCGCGTGCTGCGCCAGGCCGTCGAGGACTCCGGCGGCGAGTCCGGCATGGCGGTCGTCATGGACACCCGGACCGGCGAGCTGCTCGCCCTGGCCGACCACCCGACGTACGACGCCAGCAACCCGCTGGTCGCCCCCAAGGAGGACCTCGGCTCCCGGGCGATCAGCACCATCTACGAGCCGGGCTCGGTCGAGAAGGTGCTGACCGTGGCCGGCCTGATCGACGCGGGCAAGGTGACCCCGCGGACCCGGCTCAAGGTCCCCTCGGAGCTCGCCCGGGACGGACGCGTCATCAACGACTGGTTCCCCCACGAGGAGCTCCGGCTGACCCTCGCGGGCGTGATCGCCAAGTCCTCCAACATCGGCACCGTCCGTGCCGCCGACGAGTTCGGCAAGGGGGAGCTGCGGCGCTACCTCACCCGCTTCGGCCTCGGGACGCCCACGGCGATCGGCATCCGCGGCGAGGAGCCCGGCATCCTCCCGGCTCCCAGCGTGTGGGACCGGCTCACCCAGGACCGCGTCGCCTTCGGGCAGTCGCTGTCGGTCAACGCCGTCCAGATGACCGCGGCCGTCAACACGATCGCCAACGACGGGGTCCGGGTCGACCCGTCGGTCGTCGCGGGCAGCGCGACGACCGAGGACGGCGTCCGGGTCGGCACCGACCACACGACCACCCGCCGCGTCGTCAGCGAGAAGGCCGCGCGCCAGACCGCGATGATGATGGAGCGTGTGGTCGACCCCGAGGAGGGCACGGCTCCCGGTGCCGCCGTCCCCGGCTACCGCGTCGCGGGCAAGACCGGCACCGCCCAGCGGGTGGGTGCCGAGTGCGGCTGCTACGACGGCACGTTCACCGTCTCGTTCGCGGGCTTCGCGCCGGCCGACGACCCGCGGTTCACCATCTACGTGGTGGTCCAGGACCCCACCAACGGCGGCGGTGGCGGCTCGGTCGGCGGCCCGGCGTTCTCCAAGATCATGAGCTACGCGCTGCGCCGCTACGCGGTTCCGCCGACCGGCACCGAGCCGTCCCGGCTGCCCCTCGAGTGGTGA
- a CDS encoding DUF58 domain-containing protein gives MREALSGLTLRGRAFLAAGITAVVCAVVMGQDQLIRVGVLVAALPLLAALLIGRSRYRLALVRTVNPQLVTAGSPARVTLSLSNEGRKPSGLLMLEDQVPYVLGTRHRFVLEGITNGWHRQVTYQVRSDVRGRFEIGPMTVRVSDPFGLVELGRSFRTTVPLTVTPRTTPLPQIPLGGAWTGSGDNRPRAFATGSAEDVTVREYRRGDDLRRVHWRSSARTGELMVRREEQPWQSRATLFLDNRAGAHRGRGVASSLEAAVSAAASIAVHLSHRGFTVRLVTAAGEDPASAWHFRDAELNTGPLLEALAVVEAVPRPRLETNWLADPTHGGLLVAVTGSIDDVDAKLFKRMLHHSTSALAVTLDVDSWLGQGSRGSAAQVLAGHGWRAATLGPRDRLDNVWQDLGHASAQAARIGAVVTEMAR, from the coding sequence GTGCGCGAGGCACTCTCCGGGCTGACCCTGCGCGGCCGCGCCTTCCTGGCTGCAGGGATCACCGCGGTCGTGTGCGCCGTCGTGATGGGGCAGGACCAGCTGATCCGGGTGGGTGTCCTCGTGGCCGCCCTCCCGCTCCTGGCTGCCCTGCTGATCGGCCGCAGCCGCTACCGGCTCGCGCTGGTGCGGACGGTCAATCCCCAGCTCGTCACCGCGGGCTCCCCGGCCCGCGTGACGCTCTCACTGAGCAACGAGGGCCGCAAGCCAAGTGGCCTGCTGATGCTGGAGGACCAGGTCCCGTACGTCCTCGGCACCCGCCACCGCTTCGTCCTCGAGGGCATCACCAACGGCTGGCACCGGCAGGTGACCTACCAGGTCCGGTCGGACGTCCGGGGACGCTTCGAGATCGGCCCGATGACCGTCCGCGTGAGCGACCCCTTCGGCCTGGTCGAGCTCGGCCGCTCGTTCCGGACCACCGTGCCGCTGACGGTGACGCCCCGCACCACTCCCCTCCCCCAGATCCCGCTGGGCGGCGCCTGGACCGGATCCGGTGACAACCGCCCCCGTGCCTTCGCGACCGGCAGCGCCGAGGACGTGACCGTCCGCGAGTACCGCCGCGGCGACGACCTGCGACGCGTCCACTGGCGCAGCTCGGCACGGACCGGGGAGCTGATGGTCCGCCGCGAGGAGCAGCCGTGGCAGTCGCGGGCCACCCTCTTCCTGGACAACCGTGCCGGCGCCCACCGGGGGCGCGGCGTCGCGTCCTCGCTGGAGGCCGCCGTCTCGGCGGCCGCCTCGATCGCGGTCCACCTGAGCCACCGGGGCTTCACCGTCCGCCTGGTGACCGCGGCCGGCGAGGACCCCGCCAGTGCCTGGCACTTCCGCGACGCCGAGCTCAACACCGGTCCGCTGCTCGAGGCGCTCGCGGTGGTCGAGGCGGTGCCGCGTCCGCGGCTGGAGACCAACTGGCTCGCCGACCCGACCCACGGTGGGCTGCTCGTGGCAGTGACGGGCAGCATCGACGACGTCGACGCCAAGCTCTTCAAGCGGATGCTCCACCACTCCACGAGCGCCCTCGCCGTGACCCTCGACGTCGACTCCTGGCTCGGCCAGGGAAGCCGCGGGTCGGCGGCCCAGGTGCTCGCAGGCCACGGCTGGCGGGCCGCCACGCTCGGCCCCCGCGACCGCCTCGACAACGTCTGGCAGGACCTCGGCCACGCCAGCGCCCAGGCGGCCCGGATCGGCGCCGTCGTCACGGAGATGGCGCGATGA